One Nostoc sp. CENA543 genomic window, TCTGCCAAATTTGGTAAATTGCTTGTATAATTCCCTGGTTAAATGCTTCATATAACTCCGTAAACAATAATAAAACTTGACCAATAAACAAGCAAATAAACGGCATAAAAAAGAGTATTAGACAACAACTCGGCTGTGCAGAATACTTGATTCTTAGTTCTGGTTCTGCACACAATACTTTAAATCCACTGGGAATATTTTCGTTAGTAAGCATGATGACTATTGCATTCTTTGCAAAATTAAATGATTGCGCTCAGTTAATCGTGCTTGCCAATTAGGTTCAACTATAATTGTGCTAATTTTCTCCACAATAATAGCTGCACCATTAATACAATCTCCTGCTTGCAAATCTTCCCGGAGATAAACTGGTGTATTATGCCATTGTTCAGCAGTAAACATTTGGACTACTTCTAATGGTTTGGGAGGTTGATTCAGAGGTCGAATCCTAGTAATTAAAGGTTCTTCTGGTGTATCCATTTTCTGAACCACTTCTACTGAAATAGATTCCACAATTAGGGTTTTATCTGGCTGCACAAAACCATAGCGAGACTTATGTTTATCTGCAAATTCTGTTTGCATGATGCTCACATCTACATCAAACTTAACATTGAGAGTAGAATCAGTTCCTTGATATTTGAGATTTAAGGTTTGAATAATTTCTTCTTCAAGATAATTTTCATCTTGACTGAGTTCGCTTCTAGCTTGAGTTTCTAAAGATTGCATCAACTGCATTAATTGGGGAATCAAGGCTTGATTTAAAGCCTGTTCTACTCCTCCGACTCTGGTGACTCTCACATCAGCTAATCCCATTCCATAGGCTGAAAGCACACCAGCATAAGGGTGCAGAAATATTTGTTTCATCCCTAGAGTGTCAGCAATTAAACAAGCAACTTGTCCACCTGCGCCGCCAAAACAACAAAGAACATATTCGGTGACATCATAACCACGTTGGAGGCTAATTTTTTTAATAGCGTTAGCCATATTTGCAACAGCAATAGCAATAAATCCTGCTGCTACTTGTTCAGGGGTACGATAGTTTCCTGTAACAGTTGCAATCTCTTGTGCTAATTGCTGAAATTTTTCTAAAACAATATTTTTATCTAAAGGTAAATTACCATCATTACCAAAAACAGCAGGGAAATATTGGGGGTGAATTTTACCTAACATGACATTAGCGTCTGTCACTGTTAAAGAACCACCACGGCGATAACAAGCAGGGCCTGGATTTGAACCAGCCGATTCTGGCCCGACACGATAACTAGAACCATCAAAAAATAAAATCGAACCGCCACCAGCCGCAATTGTATGTATTGATAATACTGGAACTCGCATCCGCGCCCCAGCAATTTCAGAATCTAATTGGCGTTCATACTCGCCTTTAAAATGGGCTACATCTGTACTTGTTCCTCCCATATCAAAGGTGATGACGAAATCAAAACCGGCTCTTTTACT contains:
- a CDS encoding hydantoinase/oxoprolinase family protein, producing MLKVFADRGGTFTDIVAVTDDETIINRLSTHQERFLIVPVPHQEWVIVYKLLSENPEQYQDAVIQGIRDILGLQNNELIPYEDIEVVKMGTTVATNALLERHGDRVVLLITKGFKDALKIGYQNRPDIFARHIILPSMLYEQVIEVEERYDAHGNELIPVNTAQVKQDLQAAYQSGIRSCAIVFMHSDRYHKHEQEVAAVAQEIGFTQISISHKVSPLMKLVSRGDTTVVDAYLTPILRRYVNQVANQLPNVRLMFMKSDGGLTDAAQFQGKDSILSGPAGGIVGAVQTSKRAGFDFVITFDMGGTSTDVAHFKGEYERQLDSEIAGARMRVPVLSIHTIAAGGGSILFFDGSSYRVGPESAGSNPGPACYRRGGSLTVTDANVMLGKIHPQYFPAVFGNDGNLPLDKNIVLEKFQQLAQEIATVTGNYRTPEQVAAGFIAIAVANMANAIKKISLQRGYDVTEYVLCCFGGAGGQVACLIADTLGMKQIFLHPYAGVLSAYGMGLADVRVTRVGGVEQALNQALIPQLMQLMQSLETQARSELSQDENYLEEEIIQTLNLKYQGTDSTLNVKFDVDVSIMQTEFADKHKSRYGFVQPDKTLIVESISVEVVQKMDTPEEPLITRIRPLNQPPKPLEVVQMFTAEQWHNTPVYLREDLQAGDCINGAAIIVEKISTIIVEPNWQARLTERNHLILQRMQ